TCCGTCAGCGCTCCGACCGTTCTTTCCCCTTCGCGGCAGAGTCGTTCAAAAAGGGCCCGCCGCGTTGGATCGGCGAGCGTCCTGAAAAGAACATCCTGAGCCTCTGACATGTCGAATCTATACCTGGTTGGCTATGAATTTCATATAGCCAACCAGGTATACGTGCGTCAAGCCTGCACCTGGATCGGATGAAACCTCCCAGGAAACGTGCGGACAAAGCTGTCGGCCGCACCGCGTGGAACGGCGCAACATAGGTTTGCGGATCAATTGGCAACGATGCTTTTCAGGCATCGTGCGCATGGCGGGGATGTCAGCGGCAAGGCGCCCCCAATATACCCCATTGACTATGCAATTCGCGACGAATGCTGGAGCCCACGCCCTGGGGAGAAAGCGCGACCAGCGACGGGAAAAGCAGACCGCCCGGCTACGCCGCCATCAGCGTCCGCTTCACGGCGCTGCGCCAGCCCTTGAGCTTGCCCTTGCGGGTTGTCCCGTCCATCTTCGGTTCGAAGCGCCGGTCGCGCGCCCAGGACTTGGCGAACTCCTCCTGTTTGGGCCAGACCCCGGCGCGGCTGCCGGCGAGCCAGGCAACGCCGAGCGCCGTCGTCTCGAGAATGACCGGGCGGTCGACCGGGGCGTCGAGGAGGTCGGAGAGCCTTTGCATCGTCCAGTCGGAGGCAACCATGCCGCCGTCGACGCGCAGCACCGTGTCCTTGCCGTTGCTGCGCCAATCCCGATGCATGGCGTCGAGGAGGTCGCGTGTCTGATAGCAAACGGACTCGAGAGCGGCACGGGCGAATTCGGCCGGGCCGGTGTTGCGGGTCATGCCGTAAATCGCGCCGCGGGCATCCGGATCCCAGTGCGGCGCGCCGAGCCCGGTGAAGGCCGGCACGAGATAGACGTCCTGCGTCGGGTCCGCGCTTTCGGCCAGCGTGCCGGTATCGGGCGCGGCCTTGATGACCTTGAGCCCGTCGCGCAGCCATTGGACGGCAGCGCCCGCGACAAAGATCGAGCCTTCGAGCGCATAGGTCGTCTCGCCATTGAGGCGGTAGGCGATGGTGGTGAGCAGCCGGTTCTTGGAACGGACGATGTCCTTGCCGGTATTGAGCAGCGCGAAGCAGCCGGTCCCGTAGGTCGATTTCAGCATGCCGGGTTTGAAGCAGGCCTGGCCGATCGTTGCCGCCTGCTGGTCGCCGGCGACGCCGAGGATCGGGATCGCCGCGCCGAACAGGGAAGCATCGGTGACGCCGAAGTCGGCGGCGCAGTCCTTCACCTCGGGCAGCATTACCCGCGGGATGCGCAGGATGTCGGTGAGTTCGTCATCCCAGCTATTGTCGACGATGTTGTAGATCAGCGTGCGCGACGCATTGGTGGCGTCGGTGACGAAGGACTTGCCGCCGGTAAGTCGCCAGATGAGGAAGGTGTCGACGGTGCCGAAGCAGAGCTCGCCCTTGGCGGCGCGCGCCGGCGCTCCCTTCACATTGGTGAGCAGCCAGTTGAGCTTCGTACCGGAGAAATAAGGATCGAGCAGCAGCCCGGTTTTCTTGCTGAAGGTCTTTTCGAGGCCCTGCTTCTTCAGCTTATCGCAGAAGGACGCGGTGCGGCGATCCTGCCAGACGATCGCATTGTGGATCGGCTTGCCCGTCGCGCGATCCCACACCACCACCGTCTCGCGCTGGTTGGTGATGCCGATCGCGGCGATATCGGTCGCGGAAATTCCAGCCTTCTCGATCGCCTGTCGAGCGGTAAAGAGAACCGTCTCCCAGATCTCCTCCGGGTCGTGTTCCACCCAGCCGGATTTCGGAAAATACTGTTTGAATTCCTTCTGGCCGACGCCCGCGACCTGCTGCTTGCCGTCGAAAACGATCGCCCGCGTGGACGTCGTACCCTGATCGATCGCGAGAATATATCCGCCCATATGCCCCTCCTCGGCACGCACAGACGCCGCCCTTCCTCGAGGAGCAGCCTTCGAAAGACTTCAATACGATGGGAAAACGAATGTCAAACGAAAACAAAACGCAACTATCTTCCTCGTCGAGAACGGCACCAAACTCTGCGTCGCGCGCCTGAAAAACACAATTGTCACCGCTGCTCTTTTGCGCGTAGGCTGAGGGCTGTTGCGTCGCAAAACGAGCGCGCGGAACGGGTAAGATGCGGCACGGTCTTGCCCCTGTCCCAACTGACGATGGGACGGTCTGCGGCGCCGAGGGAGAGATCGAGAATGACGAAAACAGCGGTCATAACGGGTTCGACGAGCGGCATCGGCCTGGCAATCGCCAAGGCATTTGCGAAGACCGGGGCCAATATCGTGCTGAATGGTTTCGGTTCGGCCGACGAGATCAGGACGGTGACGGACGAGGTGGCGGGTCTCGGCGCCGGCACGGTGCTGCACCATCCGGCCGACATGACGAAGCCGGCCGAGATCGCCGACCTGATGGCGACCGCCGTCGCGCGCTTCGGCGGTGCCGATATCCTCGTCAACAATGCCGGCGTACAGTTCGTCGAAAAGATCGAGGATTTTCCGGTCGAGCAATGGGACCGGATCATCGCCATCAACCTCTCCTCCTCCTTCCACACGATCCGGGCGGCGATTCCCGCCATGAAACAGAAGGGCTGGGGCCGCATCGTCAACATCGCCTCGGCGCATGGCCTCGTCGCCTCACCCTTCAAATCCGCCTATGTGGCGGCCAAGCATGGTATCATGGGCCTCACGAAGACCGTGGCGCTCGAGGTGGCGGAAAACGGCATCACCGTGAACTCGATCTGCCCCGGCTATGTGCTGACGCCGCTTGTCGAAAAGCAGATACCGGACCAGGCGAGGACGCGCGGCATCACCGAGGAACAGGTGATCAACGAGGTGATGCTCAAGGGTCAGCCGACCAAGAAATTCATAACCGTCGAGCAGGTCGCCTCGCTGGCGCTCTATCTCGCCAGCGACGAGGCGGCGCAAATCACCGGCACGCATGTCTCGATGGACGGCGGCTGGACGGCGCAATAGGGCGGGATCGAAAAGGACGTGATGACCCAGGCACCCGACAGCATCCGCTTCATCCTGAACGATACGGAAGTCTCGCTTTCGGACGTTGAACCGGCCGCCACCCTCCTCGACTTTCTGAGGCTCGAGCGGCGCCTGACCGGTACCAAGGAAGGCTGTGCCGAGGGCGACTGCGGCGCCTGCACCGTGCTGGTTGGTCGGCATGCCGGCGAAAGCCTCGTCTACGAGACCGTCAATGCCTGCATCCGCTTTGTCGGCTCGCTCAACGCCACGCATGTCGTGACCGTCGAGCATCTGGCCGCGAGCGACGGAACACTGCATCCGGTGCAGCAGGCAATGGTGGATTTTCACGGCTCGCAATGCGGCTTCTGCACGCCCGGCATCGTCATGTCGCTTTACGCGCTGTGGCTGACGGACGACAATCCGAGCCGCGCGGCGATCGAGAAGGCGCTGCAAGGCAATCTCTGTCGCTGCACCGGCTATGAACCGATCATCCGCGCGGCCGAAGCGGCGGCAAAGGAGCGGCCGGCGGCGGTTTTCGATCCGATTACCCGGACGCGCGAAACGGTCGCGACTCGGCTCAAGGCGCTGCAGGCGACGGAAACGATCGTCATCGGCAGGGGCGAGGACTGTCTTATCGTTCCGGCGGATGCGGCCGGGCTTGCGGCGGTGCTGGCCGAACATCCCACCGCCACGATCGTCGCTGGTGCGACCGATGTCGGCCTCTGGGTGACGAAGCAGATGCGCCCGATCAATCCGGCAGTGTTCATCAACGGCATCGCCGAACTGCAGAAGATCGAAAGCTCTGAAGCCGGCCTGACGATCGGCGCCGGCGTCAGCTATACGGCCGCCTTCGCAGTTCTTTCCTCCGCCTATCCCAGCTTCGGCCGGCTTCTCGACCGGATCGGCGGCGAGCAGGTGCGCAACATGGGCACGATCGGCGGCAACATCGCCAACGGCTCGCCCATCGGCGACAGCCCGCCGCCGCTGATCGCCCTCGGCGCCACGGTCACGCTGCGGTCGAAAGACGGCGCGCGCTCGCTGCCGCTCGAGGAATTCTTCATCGCCTATGGCAAGCAGGACCGGCGACCCGACGAATTCGTCGAGACCATCTTCGTTCCGGCGCTGCCGGCAGGCGACCGCTTCGCTGCCTACAAGGTGACGAAGCGCCGCGACGAGGACATCTCCGCCTTGCTCGGCGCCTTTCGCATCACGCTCGACGGCGACCGGGTGAAAACCGCCCGCATCGCCTTTGGCGGCATGGCCGCCACCCCGAAGCGGGCAAAGGCCGTCGAGATCGCGCTGATCGGCCAGCCCTGGACGGAAGAGACGATCCACGCCGCGCAGGCCGCCTTCGACACGGATTTTCAGCCGATCAGCGACTGGCGCGCCACCGGCGCCTATCGAATGCTGGCGGCGAAGAACCTGCTGATGCGCTTCTTCCTGGAAAGCATTGGCGAAAGGGCCCAGCTTCAGCGCTTCGAGGAGGTGGCATGAACAGTGGCTTCGAAGTGTTTGATTGGCCCCTCTCCTCGGGTTTAACCCGAGGACTAACCCTCTCCCCGCAGGCGGGGAGAGGGGACGAGAGGGGCGCCGCCGCTTGCCCAAGTTCAGAGAAGGACGAAGGCGCTGCGGCATATCCCTTCTCCCCGCCTGCGGGGAGAAGGTGCCGGCAGGCGGATGAGGGGCAGCAGTTCCTTCGTAGGGAGGCGCCAACCAATGGATAAGTCCACCTTCGAAGACCGCCAAAGCATCGCCGGCCCCATGCACAGTGAGCTCCGCCATGACAGCGCCCACAAGCACGTCGCCGGGACCGCCGATTATATCGACGACATTCCGGAGCCCGCCGGAATCTTGCACGGCGCGCTTGGCCTCACGGACCGGGCACACGCCGAAATCATGGACATGGACCTCTCGGCTGTGGCCGCCCTTCCCGGCGTCGTCTCAGTACTGACCGCAAAGGACATGCCGCATTCGAACGACATCAGCCCCACCCACCTGCACGACGAACCGGTGCTTGCCGACGGTCGCGTGCAGTTCCACGGGCAGCCGGCCTTTGCGGTCATCGCCGAGACGCGCGACATAGCCCGCCGTGCCGCGCGGCTTGCGAAGATCACCTATCGCGACCTGCCCCACATGATCGATGTCGCCGACGCGATGGCCGGGGGCGGCGAGCTCGTCACGCCGCCCCTGACGCTGCAGCGCGGCGACGCGGAAGGCGAACTGGAGCGCGCACCACGCCGGCTCAAGGGCCGGATGCGGATCGGCGGCCAGGAGCACTTCTATCTGGAAGGACACATCGCGCTCGCGGTTCCCGGCGAGGACGACGAGATGGCCGTCTGGGTGTCGACGCAGCATCCGAGCGAGGTCCAGCACATGGTCGCGCAGGTGCTCGGCGTTCCATCGAATGCCGTGACGGTGAATGTCCGCCGCATGGGCGGCGGCTTCGGCGGCAAGGAAACGCAGGGCAACCAGTTCGCCGCACTCGCCGCCGTCGCCGCGCGCAAGCTGCGCCGCGCCGTGAAATTCCGCCCCGACCGCGACGACGACATGGTGGCCACCGGCAAGCGCCACGATTTCCTCGTCGATTACGATGTCGGCTTCGATGAGGACGGGCAGATCCTGGCGGTCCACGCCACCTATGCGGCGCGCTGCGGTTTTTCCGCCGATCTATCCGGACCGGTCACCGACCGGGCGCTCTTCCACGCCGATAACGCCTACTACTATCCGCATGTGAAGCTGACATCGCAACCGCTGAAGACCAATACGGTTTCCAACACCGCCTTTCGCGGCTTCGGCGGGCCGCAAGGCATGGTCGGCGGCGAGCGGATCATCGAGGAGGTCGCCTTTGCGCTCGGCAAGGACCCGCTCGAAATCCGCAAGCAAAACTTCTACGGCGACAAGGATTCGGATCGCAACGTCACGCCATACCACCAGAAGATCGAAGACAACATCATCCGGCAGATCGTCGAGGAACTGGAGACGAGTGCCGAGTACCAGGCGCGGCGGGCCGCGATCATCGACTTCAATAGATCGAGCCGCGTGATCCGCAAGGGCATCGCGCTGACGCCGGTGAAGTTCGGCATCTCCTTCACGCTCACCCATCTCAATCAGGCGGGCGCCCTCGTCCATGTCTATAATGACGGTTCGGTCCACCTCAACCATGGTGGCACCGAGATGGGCCAGGGCCTCTACACCAAGGTGGCGCAGGTTCTGGCCGACAGCTTCCAGATCGACATCGACCGCGTGAAGATCACCGCGACGACGACCGGCAAGGTGCCGAACACCTCGGCAACTGCCGCCTCATCGGGCTCCGACCTTAACGGCATGGCCGCTTTCGACGCAGCCCGCCAGATCAAGGAACGCCTCGTCGCCTTCGCCGCCGAACGCTGGCAGACGACGCCCGACAATATCAGCTTCGTGCCGAACCATGTGAAGATCGGCGAGGAGCTCGTGCCCTTCGCGGAACTCATCGGCCAAGCCTATGTCGCGCGTGTGCAGCTTTCGGCCGCCGGCTTCTACAAGACGCCGAAAATCCATTGGGACCGCGCCGCCGGGCGCGGCACGCCCTTCTACTATTTCGCCTATGGCGCGGCAGTCTCCGAAGTATCGATCGACACGCTGACCGGCGAATATCTGGTCGACCGCGTCGATGTGCTGCACGACGTCGGCCGCTCGCTCAATCCGGCGATCGACCTCGGCCAGGTCGAGGGCGGCTTCGTGCAAGGCATGGGCTGGCTGACGACGGAGGAACTCTGGTGGGACGAGAAGGGGCGGCTGAGGACGCACGCTCCCTCCACCTACAAGATTCCCCTCGCCTCGGATCGGCCGAAGATCTTCGACGTGCGCCTCGCCGAATGGTCGGAAAACGCCGAAAAGACGGTCGGCCGCTCGAAGGCGGTGGGAGAGCCGCCCCTGATGCTGCCGATCTCGGTGCTCGAGGCGCTGTCGATGGCGGTCGCCAGCGTCGCCGACTATCGCGAATGTCCCCGCCTCGATACGCCGGCAACGCCGGAGCGGGTGTTGATGGCGGTGGAGCGGCTCAGGGGCCTCTAACAGCTGCTTCGTCGAAGATGGCCCCTCACCCTAGCCCTCTTCCCGTTCTGACGGTGGGGAGTCCTGTACCTTTTTCCGGCGGTTCTTGGGTTGCACGCCGTCGTCGCGGGTCATGCTTCATTCCGCTACGCTTCACTTCGCACGACACGCGACGACGGCGTGCAACCCAAGAACCGCCGGAAAAA
This DNA window, taken from Sinorhizobium fredii NGR234, encodes the following:
- the xdhB gene encoding xanthine dehydrogenase molybdopterin binding subunit → MDKSTFEDRQSIAGPMHSELRHDSAHKHVAGTADYIDDIPEPAGILHGALGLTDRAHAEIMDMDLSAVAALPGVVSVLTAKDMPHSNDISPTHLHDEPVLADGRVQFHGQPAFAVIAETRDIARRAARLAKITYRDLPHMIDVADAMAGGGELVTPPLTLQRGDAEGELERAPRRLKGRMRIGGQEHFYLEGHIALAVPGEDDEMAVWVSTQHPSEVQHMVAQVLGVPSNAVTVNVRRMGGGFGGKETQGNQFAALAAVAARKLRRAVKFRPDRDDDMVATGKRHDFLVDYDVGFDEDGQILAVHATYAARCGFSADLSGPVTDRALFHADNAYYYPHVKLTSQPLKTNTVSNTAFRGFGGPQGMVGGERIIEEVAFALGKDPLEIRKQNFYGDKDSDRNVTPYHQKIEDNIIRQIVEELETSAEYQARRAAIIDFNRSSRVIRKGIALTPVKFGISFTLTHLNQAGALVHVYNDGSVHLNHGGTEMGQGLYTKVAQVLADSFQIDIDRVKITATTTGKVPNTSATAASSGSDLNGMAAFDAARQIKERLVAFAAERWQTTPDNISFVPNHVKIGEELVPFAELIGQAYVARVQLSAAGFYKTPKIHWDRAAGRGTPFYYFAYGAAVSEVSIDTLTGEYLVDRVDVLHDVGRSLNPAIDLGQVEGGFVQGMGWLTTEELWWDEKGRLRTHAPSTYKIPLASDRPKIFDVRLAEWSENAEKTVGRSKAVGEPPLMLPISVLEALSMAVASVADYRECPRLDTPATPERVLMAVERLRGL
- the xdhA gene encoding xanthine dehydrogenase small subunit, which translates into the protein MTQAPDSIRFILNDTEVSLSDVEPAATLLDFLRLERRLTGTKEGCAEGDCGACTVLVGRHAGESLVYETVNACIRFVGSLNATHVVTVEHLAASDGTLHPVQQAMVDFHGSQCGFCTPGIVMSLYALWLTDDNPSRAAIEKALQGNLCRCTGYEPIIRAAEAAAKERPAAVFDPITRTRETVATRLKALQATETIVIGRGEDCLIVPADAAGLAAVLAEHPTATIVAGATDVGLWVTKQMRPINPAVFINGIAELQKIESSEAGLTIGAGVSYTAAFAVLSSAYPSFGRLLDRIGGEQVRNMGTIGGNIANGSPIGDSPPPLIALGATVTLRSKDGARSLPLEEFFIAYGKQDRRPDEFVETIFVPALPAGDRFAAYKVTKRRDEDISALLGAFRITLDGDRVKTARIAFGGMAATPKRAKAVEIALIGQPWTEETIHAAQAAFDTDFQPISDWRATGAYRMLAAKNLLMRFFLESIGERAQLQRFEEVA
- the glpK gene encoding glycerol kinase GlpK, yielding MGGYILAIDQGTTSTRAIVFDGKQQVAGVGQKEFKQYFPKSGWVEHDPEEIWETVLFTARQAIEKAGISATDIAAIGITNQRETVVVWDRATGKPIHNAIVWQDRRTASFCDKLKKQGLEKTFSKKTGLLLDPYFSGTKLNWLLTNVKGAPARAAKGELCFGTVDTFLIWRLTGGKSFVTDATNASRTLIYNIVDNSWDDELTDILRIPRVMLPEVKDCAADFGVTDASLFGAAIPILGVAGDQQAATIGQACFKPGMLKSTYGTGCFALLNTGKDIVRSKNRLLTTIAYRLNGETTYALEGSIFVAGAAVQWLRDGLKVIKAAPDTGTLAESADPTQDVYLVPAFTGLGAPHWDPDARGAIYGMTRNTGPAEFARAALESVCYQTRDLLDAMHRDWRSNGKDTVLRVDGGMVASDWTMQRLSDLLDAPVDRPVILETTALGVAWLAGSRAGVWPKQEEFAKSWARDRRFEPKMDGTTRKGKLKGWRSAVKRTLMAA
- a CDS encoding 3-hydroxybutyrate dehydrogenase: MTKTAVITGSTSGIGLAIAKAFAKTGANIVLNGFGSADEIRTVTDEVAGLGAGTVLHHPADMTKPAEIADLMATAVARFGGADILVNNAGVQFVEKIEDFPVEQWDRIIAINLSSSFHTIRAAIPAMKQKGWGRIVNIASAHGLVASPFKSAYVAAKHGIMGLTKTVALEVAENGITVNSICPGYVLTPLVEKQIPDQARTRGITEEQVINEVMLKGQPTKKFITVEQVASLALYLASDEAAQITGTHVSMDGGWTAQ